TAACTAATATGCTCTATGATCGTCGGGACTTAATCAGTTCccaaaactattttattaatgaatCCTGCATTATGTATTAGAATCGTAAATATTCCTTACATATTTCAGAAGTACGTATGGggatacaatggggttgtttccttcagtcaaaagtactactttgagTTACTGAAGTtcatagaatgagtaaaaaaataacatggacccaaaaaatactttcattttcataaaagttattttttaatcaattctttttaaatttccgattttgaaaacaaggcgtagtctttatgacgtcacaaatgatgcactttgccgcatctttctaccgcgattccatgttatgataatcaagcagcgaattaaaattgcgctctacgtttgctataaacatatcgttgccaatacacgtgagtaacgatgcgaattaaatatttttctctgtgaatggcaacactgaatggcatttcatcatttgtgatgtcacatgaaagaaacgtaaacaatgaatgcgcaccgatttaagtactttaaaaaaaaaaaaattaaacttgaacaaattatttaaaaaatggtcatatcctatatttttaagcatgctctttcagaaaataatactcTTAAAATTCTGGAAACGACCGCATTTGGCGTTTTAACAATAATCtgaaaatatattgatttaaattgcaagttaatatttatttatttttttgtaaattcaatATGGATTTGTTTGTATGTATATTCATTTAGCATTTAGCGCTTCAATAATTGTTGGGCactcaaaaatgaaataatgtaaaaaattatagttagaggtgaaaaaaaaaaaaaaggtaaaactagTTGAAAATAGGAAAACATATGGTAAACAATGTACTTTTAGTTGCTATATTGAGCAATCCTTTAGTCAAAAAATAATATACTGATCTAAAAATCCTCAGCAATTTCTGTTTCCATTAGCCTTTGAATTTTATCAGTTATTAGAAATATCCTTAAAGTAGATTAAAGAAAGTTATCAGTGACAGGTGAGAATATTTCTCATTATTATTCATCTAtgcaatgattttatttaaataaagaaggtaaatttctgaattttctcACAGATAGTAACAAACGAAAGAAGATAAAATTCGTCTATTAAGTACTATAAATTACTTTGAACAAGACAGCAATCTCAAATTTTTAAGGAACTAAATTAACAAAACCATGAAGTCACCTCTTCTTTTAGTGTTTTTCTTGGCTTTTGCTGCTGCATCCGGTCCATCCCTGCAGAAACTCGTCAAAATTGCATGTAGCGACCTCATAGACTATTACCGAGAAGATTATGTCTTAAGGAACTACAATTTGGaatttgttgattatcataaggtAAGACATTTTACTATTAACTTGATAAATTTATCATTCCTTTCGTTGAGTTTTTTACGTTGTGGGAAATTtaatagaataaaattattattttagaatgtTGCATTTGAAACAAGTTCAGTGAAACCCCAATTTTAAGTACTCTgaatctaagttttttttcccatttcacGTGTTTTTcgtcaggtcccagtttttccataAACTAATAACTTTAAAATGTGCTTTCAGGCCGGCGAATTCTGACCCCTTCCCATACAATAAAAATGAAggcagcttaaaattgcgttgttaAAGTCTTAGTAAATGTCACATTTTCGGGAAGAGTAACCGAACTTTCCTATACGTCACCAAACAgcctaaaatgcagttttagactttaaATCTCGAAacattttggattaaaacttcAATATCAACAAATTCCTCAAGGCAGTCGAATTCTGACCGACATGGCACGTCCTGTAACATAATTAAAGATAGTGTAAAATGTGTGTTTTGGACATCACCtttaaatttaaagcaacccATCTCACCCAATCTCTTCAAAAACTGCATAAagatgggtttttgaaacttcggcttcagaaaaattctaaggaagAGGCTCTAATTGTCTACGCAATTACTTAACGTCACAAACTGGTTCAAAATTTcggttttagaaatttctgaagaAAGTCCGCGAAGTCTTATTTTCCCCTTAATGATGAAGAGATTAAAATTAACTACAATTTCGAGAAAGATTTCGGGTGGGAAACCCCCATCTGACCTCTCTCTCGCATGACGTTGTCTGTCAAACAAAGGTTAAActcgcgtttttaggacgtcattttcaaaacgttttcagGGGAGACGGAAGAGCCatctgacttcccaacattttaAGAAACATTCAGTCGCTCCCTAATGCCCCCCACAGATAGCCTACGATTGCGTTTTTGATACTTCGGCACCGAAAAATTTCCACAGAGCTCCCCGGAAGTTCCCTAATCTCTTtagcgtcatcaaagatagctaaaaatagattttaataagaaaaatatctcGGGAGGGAAATCCTGTGGGAAGTTCTTACACCACTACATACAGCCAATGCAGTTCTGTTTTTCAGTCTAGTTAAAAAACTTTCCGGACAGCGCCCCCAAACCTTCCCCAATCTTTTCACAGATCCAAAGATATCCTAAAGTgctttttaacacttcaatttcggaaaatttccttgaaaaatcaCCCTCACCCCTAACGGCGCCAATGAAAacctaaaactgattttttttttttttttttttttgcaaaattaatctaGAGTGAGCTCCAAGCCTCTTTCCTTTTACTAAAATTgcgaattttgacttaacttttggaatttttcggtgataccctgaatttttttttcttctgcaagaaaaataataacaataataataataataatgatgataaataaTAAGTTCCCTTTCTTCttaattaagttcttatttttgctttaaatattatTGACTCTTCAATGCATTAGCTATTTCTCATCAAAAAAGCGGCGAATTGAGGAATCGCCCCTGGCGGCAGAAAATGTAGCACGCCACTGAGCCAGTGCCTTCTTTCAATATTGCTTTGAAGAGCTTACAAatgggggaaaacttttttttctcattaaagaccgggaaaaaaacttgcaaagaatttcaattttcttaCACAGTCCTTTGAGAAACGTCGAATAGGAGGTTCACTGTATATGGCGAAAATAATATCATTTAACCCTTAAGTGTGAGGTGGTTTGTCTTACACAcctaaaaaactgaacttttgcGTTTAAACATTCAGTGATACAGTACAACTTCGTTTGTCCGAACTAACTGAGTTCAAGAGAAATCTGGACAACTGAAAATCCGGGTAATATGGGGTATAAACGAAGCACTTTCTTAAATAAGTAGACTTAGGGTAACGGCAcaagtaacagacaagggttcagtaacAGATAGTCAgaagtttagatttaaataataagaattttaggcgagtaaaactgatgttgctgaaACTCATGAATACGGtgtaataataagaattttaggcgagtaaaactgatgttgctgaaacccatgaatacggtgtaataataagaattttaggcgagtAAAACTTATGTTACTGAaacccatgaatacggtgtaataataagaattttaggcgagtaaaactgatgttgctgaaacccatgaatacggtgtaataataagaattttaggagTGCAAAACTGATGTTGCATATGGTCGTATAtggacccatgaatacggtgtaaCCACCTAGTGTTATCCCAGTGATTTtgatgagccagttggtatttacaaggcagtggtggaaggttatgagcaGCTACCAGGAGGtgtgccggtgtttcatgttcctttgaatttaataaggttttagatctaaaaataacgagctgatgtgtgcatcacatgacttccttttactccaattcaatatcatttccccattattggcaattttaatgtgattcaataatttactctcgaaatatcaccaacaatggccaatttaaaacgaaatttaaaaaaaaaatcgccaaatttgtcgccgagttggtgacaaaacttggcgaccaaaagactggcgatataacgccaagtgtccgacaaattatacaccacttgagtttacattgaaattaacaatgatttccgcccaaaaaggggcaaaagacccctttagaaacacacgaatgcaaccaaaaggggaggtgcacaactagaccccactaggagcctacgtaccaaatttcaactttctaggacgtcgttcttgagttatgcgacatacatacacacatacgcacatacgcacatacatacgtacatacagacgtcacgagaaaactcgttgtaattaactcgggaaacgtcataatagatatttcgggcgtctatacgttcttaggtacatatgtgtggtcgggtcgaaaaaaaacaaaaaaaactcaacattcattcggggatgagtaaaatggaaattaaagccgatttttgagtgaattttttttttcgcgcatacaatacttccttttttgtaaaaggaagtaaaaaacacctTTTTCACATTTTGAAGGGAAAAGGGAATTCTGTCTAttgctcatcctttcctcatcccaTCTGTTAcagggtatcatcagaattgtcggtgtctgtaaCGGGGGGTaattgagtaaataaaaacagaattaactaatttagaaaatttagaagcagccaaatgttagaagtgatgtagttgcatgagagaaaaatagttttaaaagtctaaatacattcaAGGGCTCAGAAAATTTAGTTTACCCGAgaacatgtctgttactggtgtgtTACCCTACATTTTATTACGGCAGAAAACGATgcttttttgaaagttaaatagAATCGTTTCTCGCAAACAGTTAAGTATTGATAGTTCAGCAGCAGTTGTGTCGTACTAAAGCTCCAAGTACGCCATGTTGTTATTGTActatattttattgcaatactTATGCACGAGCtctacattttatcaaaataaaaaattccgtTCCTGTTATCAcaatttacaattattatttaaaggAATATGATATTTCTTTGTTCTACAAATTCCATCCGGATAAACCAGACTAAAACGAGGTCATAACCGCACCCAGcagtgcggggggcccgctacgcggaccccccgggcggtggaacctaaggcctacggctaagaggtggggtgcgtgcggagaaaagtacaatACCAGTCATACCAGTATAAAACCAGTCATAAACGAGGTTCTAATGTATCAAAATAAATGGCTTTATATGTTTATCGCCTTCGATGCCCCAAAGTGACCCTAAATGGCAGCATAACGTTGAAGCaagttaataatttaatttaaaagatttaaaatatatctttttaaatgTTGACTGTACAATACTTAAGGagtgtttcttttgttttatacAGAAAACATACATGCGTAGAATGAATATTGGTTACGCTGTTTAAAATGACGAAATTGTGAGTACATGTTACCCAGATGACAGTatgtaaaataacttttctaaatttttgtctTACATGCCATGTTTCTGTGTTGCAGGAGGATGACTCTTATACGTTGGACATGATTGTTGGGTACACAGTGTGTAGAGTTGACGAAGCAATTCCTACGGACTACGATAACTGTAAATTCCAAGATGGAAAAGTACGTATCTATCGCCATTTTTACGAAAAGAAATCCTCTGTAAACAAGTAACTTCGTGTTTCCgtctttcaaaaaatgtttacttcgGTCAATTTCACACTTCTGCTTATTGTTATGCAATCAATCTTGCAATGGATTAACGAGAACCTGAGTATAACGAGGAAACCAGACATACTTGGTTTGGGGGAATGTTTAGCTAATGGGAGCATGACTCgtctttaaccccttcagacctgctGTTTAAACTGACCCCTTCAGACAGCTGTTTAAAgttatgtccggtataccggacacacactttaaacagctgctaatcatttaataattgatttcattagttgatttttttgtagttgactctttacattctacttattataatctgtgaaatagttttttgttttgggattgacaacactgacatataaggattgagagatagagagtggctcatttttccaaccatgggttttcatctgaaaagcgaggttttttcctgattttttaaaaaaatatataatctttaattaatcgtttcaaacgcttatattatgttttataattgttagtagaacattttataatgaagtttgttcggtattttatcgtttttgtgtaggaaatattgatttcaaaaatataggtccggaatattggacgtgctataactcttttaatttttctcctacaaactcaaaattttgtctataagataccctttaccatagtacactgcgTACCAAATATCAGCATTTTtagtccaatatttcataattctaACTAAAGGggttaacgagcaaaccccggtAATAAAGAGTAATCTAATATTttcttagaatttatttttaacattttaaatcaacCAAAAGTGGGTGAGATACAAATCTTTCGAGTTAGTGATGACGACTTGCCTTCTCTTTTTTCTCTTTGTGGACTACTCGCCCAGAGGATGCTACAGCTAAAGTTCAAGTTTAAGCAGCTAAATAAAACTATGAAGGAgagaaagtttaaattaacaaaattctTTCGGGCCTGCACAGAAATAATTGCtataaaaaatggttttattttgaATCGTACCAAGAATCCAGAATAGTTTGCCAACATAAGAAACGCAAGTATAGCGGTATTACAAACAGCTAATTTTTTagtcaaattgtcaaaaaaaaaatcattcatgtttattacatttaaattgtATGTTATTTATCAATTTGTGCTGAGGAAAATACGCACACAAGTGCATAGACTCACACTCTCTGACAATAACTATGTCTACTTATGTACACATATATTTAACACATtcaatgtacatttaaaaaaaaagataattctttcttttttcagcatACTTTTAGAAAGTGCACTGTAAAACTTGTCCCTGGAGGTAATCATGGGTACCAACTGAAAACAGCAAATTGTACTCCTTTGTAAGCGAGGTACTTTATATTGAAATTTCCTTTTTCCGAAGACTTTGGTTTAAGACACaaccattttactgtttttgtaaATTGATTGTGCAAATAAAGTCGAATTAAGATATCTGTCTCATCAGTTTTTcggttattttaagaaaaaagtttgtGTAAGCATTTTATACACATTGGTACTTAAAACAAAACGTCCATACcgagaaaaaatgcaatttgtaatTGTGACAGTGCTTTTTTATaaggaataaaacaaaaactcGTGTAcccttgaataaataaaaattttgcacttaaaaaatatttaattccctgGGTTAATACTCATGAGTTGCACTTGAGTATACAAACtgcaatgaaaatttaaaatgttagatGAGCAGTTCAGTAAACTCAATTCGAGCTGTGTTCAACTAACAAATATTGCTTCGTTCTTTAACggacaaaaaaaataaagttgcttgaAAACGTACAAAAAGATAACGCTTATTGCCATTTTATGCTCTTCGACCTCTTCTCTCTTCGGTTTTTGAATATCCTCTGAAGCTCTAAGAACTTAAGAAAACTCACTGCTACACTAGAGCAAGAGGctttttttaatatagttttatGTATAATTTACAGATTATAATGATCTACTTTGTCTGAAAAATCACTTGAAATCAGAaggaatttagaatttttttttttttttttgatatttcaattagTCGTTATttgtaacaaccgtgaatgagtgattctgtgaaaaaaaaaaaaagtgaagaaatgctgacctatatttaaaaagtattgcTGCAGAAATTGTACATTCATTCAGAGGTAAATCACTCTTTtcttataaataaatgaatgtttttgcaaaatattgaaaaaagacgatgataatcgacaatcgcggaacaggttgtaatccacaatggaagatgaacaaTTTTATCTCCGAATAAATTGAAATGTCCGCGggtaaacaaatgtacgggctttattttctatgcaaaatctatatatataattctcttacgtgccggcaaatgaaggggtgaatttctaaacctctgttggcaacacttcgccgataaatcatgtaaacaaacttctacgttgttttgaaatcttgaatcacagaatactcaacgaacttttttttttttttgagatga
This window of the Uloborus diversus isolate 005 chromosome 4, Udiv.v.3.1, whole genome shotgun sequence genome carries:
- the LOC129221647 gene encoding uncharacterized protein LOC129221647 yields the protein MKSPLLLVFFLAFAAASGPSLQKLVKIACSDLIDYYREDYVLRNYNLEFVDYHKEDDSYTLDMIVGYTVCRVDEAIPTDYDNCKFQDGKHTFRKCTVKLVPGGNHGYQLKTANCTPL